One Ostrinia nubilalis chromosome 6, ilOstNubi1.1, whole genome shotgun sequence genomic region harbors:
- the LOC135072478 gene encoding multidrug resistance-associated protein 1 isoform X2 gives MSYNSSLDEFCGSTFWDSNRTWHTDNPEFTPCFHKTVLVWTPCLYLWVAAFLDIYYILNSKEKNIPWNPLNITKLIVTSILIVVKFVDLGVTVHNSSQKENVVSNADYYSPIIKILTFALSATLLYYNRKYGMRASGVLFFFWLLLIIAGLPQLRSEIILHSEKEDDENVQYNFVSYMVYYPLIVLMFILNCYADLPPKDTPYSYEKNQCPESASGFPSRLTFSWFDPLALTGFRRSLTEGDLWSLNPQDSSKEVVPKFDKFWHRSLKKREISTSNGAKATYSKTSASVNFKPEHEKKPASILPALCLAFGGQFFFGALLKLFNDTLMFLSPQLLRLLIGFVGSDEPLWKGYLYAVGLMACATVQTMLLAHYFTSMYLVGMRIRTALTSAIYRKSLRLSNAARKESTVGEIVNLMSVDAQRFVELTAYLNMIWSAPLQIALALYFLWGILGPSVLAGLAVMIILIPVNGLIANRVKTLQIKQMKYKDERVKLMNEVLNGIKVLKMYAWEPSFEEQILKIRNKEMYVLKQAAYLNSATSFIWSCAPFLVIFLTFFTYVMSDSNNVLTAESIFVSMSLFNTMHMPLGFLPIIIVLTMETAVGIKRLNKFMNGEELDDGAVEHDPNEPNPLVIENGHFSWGEQDAEPVLKKINLNVPRGSLVAVVGAVGSGKSSLLSALLGEMNKVSGRINTTGEIAYVPQQAWIQNATLQDNILFGKPLDEHKYNNVINVCALKTDFDVLPGGDQTEIGEKGINLSGGQKQRVSLARAVYFDADNYFLDDPLSAVDSHVGKHIFDKVIGPNGLLKNKTRVWVTHNVSYLAQTDMVLVLRDGEVSEAGTYQQLLEKKGAFAEFLLHHLSDAERTSPEELDEIKQHLETKLGSEFQSKLQRARSLSESNSESDQTAAGDRSGSQKRRTESITPNELKEKSKLIETEKTETGSVKWSVYKHYLTSVGVVASIVTVLMNLILQVFQVGSNYWLAEWSNDQDMMVDGVVDKSKRDLYLGVYGGLGIGQVVSVSVSSLALYLGTLEAARALHAALLGGVLRAPSIGFFDCTPVGRVLNRFSKDVDVLDNVLPMTLRGWTSCFFAVLGTLFVISFSTPIFLAVILPIGVVYYIIQRFYVATSRQLKRLESVSRSPIYSHFGESITGASTIRAYGVTNRFIEESERGVDHNQACYYPSCIANRWLAVRLEMMGNLIIFFSAIFAVLNRDDTNPGMVGLSVSYALQITQTLNWLVRMTSEVETNIVAVERIKEYAETEQEAAWNLPNGPGSTWPETGALTLQQLTLGYRAGEPALRDITCAVAPRDKLGIVGRTGAGKSTLTLGLFRIVEAMKGKIEIDGIDIASIGLHQLRSRITIIPQDPVLFSGTLRMNLDPFEAYSDDDIWRSLEHAHLKNFVKGLTAGLRHEIAEGGENLSVGQRQLVCLARALLRKTPLLVLDEATAAVDLETDELIQKTIRSEFASCTVLTIAHRLNTIMDSTKVMVLDRGQLVEYAPPQQLLQDKNSIFYGMAKDAGLVN, from the exons ATGTCTTACAATTCCTCGCTTGACGAGTTCTGCGGATCTACTTTTTGG GACAGCAACAGAACTTGGCACACAGATAATCCAGAGTTCACACCATGTTTTCACAAGACAGTTCTTGTATGGACACCATGCTTATATCTCTGGGTGGCAGCTTTTCTAGACATCTACTACATATTAAATAGCAAAGAGAAGAACATCCCATGGAATCCACTGAATATAACAAAGTTAATCGTCACATCCATTTTAATAGTGGTAAAATTTGTTGATTTGGGTGTCACAGTCCATAATTCATCACAAAAGGAAAATGTAGTCTCAAATGCTGATTACTACAGCCccatcataaaaatattaaccttt GCCTTATCAGCAACATTATTATACTATAACAGAAAATATGGTATGAGAGCATCTGGAGTTCTATTTTTCTTCTGGTTGCTTCTGATCATCGCAGGGCTGCCCCAGCTAAGGTCCGAAATCATATTGCACAGCGAAAAAGAGGACGATGAAAACGTTCAGTATAACTTCGTTAGCTACATGGTGTACTATCCATTAATAGTGTTAATGTTTATACTGAACTGTTACGCCGACTTGCCTCCGAAGGACACGCCTTACTCGTACGAAAAG aaccAATGTCCGGAAAGCGCGTCCGGGTTCCCAAGTCGGCTCACGTTCAGTTGGTTCGACCCGCTGGCCCTTACAGGGTTCCGTAGGAGCTTGACCGAAGGTGACTTGTGGTCACTTAATCCTCAAGATTCATCTAAAGAAGTTGTTCCCAAATTCGACAAGTTCTGGCACAGATCACTCAAAAAACGAGAAAT cagtACCAGTAATGGCGCTAAAGCAACGTATAGTAAAACTTCTGCCAGTGTTAATTTCAAGCCTGAACACGAGAAGAAACCTGCATCCATCCTACCAGCTCTCTGTCTGGCCTTTGGAGGCCAGTTCTTCTTCGGTGCTCTGCTGAAGTTGTTCAACGACACTCTAATGTTCTTATCTCCACAGCTTCTGAG ACTTTTGATCGGATTCGTAGGGAGCGACGAGCCGCTATGGAAAGGTTATCTCTACGCAGTCGGTCTCATGGCCTGCGCGACAGTCCAAACAATGCTCTTAGCGCATTATTTCACGTCTATGTACCTTGTTGGTATGAGAATAAGGACTGCTCTAACAAGCGCCATCTACAGAAAATCCCTCCGACTCTCAAACGCTGCAAGGAAAGAGTCCACCGTCGGTGAAATTGTCAATCTCATGTCCGTGGATGCGCAAAG ATTTGTGGAACTAACGGCGTATTTAAATATGATATGGTCTGCCCCGCTTCAAATAGCGCTGGCCTTGTACTTCTTGTGGGGAATCCTCGGGCCTTCCGTGCTCGCGGGGCTGGCGGTCATGATCATCCTCATCCCGGTCAACGGGCTCATTGCGAACCGCGTCAAGACGCTGCAGATCAAACAAATGAAGTACAAAGATGAGAGGGTCAAACTTATGAACGAGGTGCTCAATGGAATTAAA GTACTTAAGATGTATGCTTGGGAACCAAGTTTTGAGGagcaaatacttaaaattagaaataaagaaatgtaTGTATTAAAGCAAGCGGCATACCTTAATTCGGCGACTTCATTTATATGGTCATGCGCGCCTTTCTTG gTGATATTTTTAACTTTCTTCACGTATGTGATGTCCGATTCAAACAATGTCCTGACAGCCGAAAGTATATTCGTGTCGATGTCCCTGTTTAACACAATGCATATGCCATTAGGTTTCCTTCCTATCATCATTGTATTGACGATGGAG ACTGCAGTGGGCATTAAAAGGTTGAACAAATTCATGAACGGAGAGGAATTAGACGACGGAGCGGTAGAACACGACCCTAATGAAC CGAACCCCCTGGTGATAGAGAACGGCCACTTCTCGTGGGGCGAGCAAGACGCCGAGCCCGTGCTCAAGAAGATCAACCTGAACGTGCCCCGCGGCTCCCTCGTGGCCGTAGTCGGCGCCGTCGGCTCCGGCAAGAGTTCGTTGCTCTCCGCCCTCCTGGGCGAGATGAACAAGGTCTCCGGACGAATTAACACTACCG gtgAAATCGCTTACGTTCCTCAACAAGCGTGGATACAAAACGCCACTCTGCAAGACAACATCCTTTTCGGCAAACCGTTGGACGAGCACAAATACAACAACGTCATCAATGTGTGCGCTCTAAAGACCGACTTTGACGTATTACCTGGAGGTGACCAGACAGAAATTGGTGAAAAGG GTATCAATTTGTCGGGCGGGCAGAAACAGCGCGTGTCGCTGGCGCGGGCCGTGTACTTCGACGCGGACAATTACTTCCTGGACGACCCGCTCAGCGCCGTCGACTCGCACGTCGGCAAGCACATATTCGATAAG GTGATCGGCCCCAACGGACTGCTCAAGAACAAGACCCGCGTGTGGGTGACGCACAACGTGTCCTACCTGGCTCAGACGGACATGGTACTGGTGCTACGAGATGGCGAGGTTTCAGAGGCCGGCACGTACCAACAGCTGCTGGAGAAGAAAGGCGCCTTCGCGGAATTCCTGCTGCATCATCTGAGTGACGCGGAAAGAACGTCGCCCGAAG AATTGGACgaaataaaacaacatcttgAAACCAAACTCGGCTCCGAGTTCCAGAGTAAACTACAAAGGGCGAGATCGTTATCAGAAAGCAATTCAGAATCGGACCAAACAGCAGCTG GCGACCGCTCCGGCAGCCAGAAGCGGCGAACAGAAAGTATTACACCTAACGAACTCAAAGAGAAGTCGAAACTTATTGAAACAGAAAAAACTGAGACCGGCAGT GTAAAATGGAGCGTGTACAAACATTACCTGACGAGCGTGGGCGTGGTGGCGTCGATCGTGACGGTGCTGATGAACCTCATCCTGCAGGTCTTCCAGGTCGGCTCCAACTACTGGCTCGCGGAGTGGTCCAACGACCAGGATATG ATGGTCGACGGTGTGGTAGATAAATCGAAACGAGATCTCTATCTCGGAGTATACGGAGGGCTCGGCATAGGACAAG TGGTGTCGGTGTCGGTGTCGTCGCTGGCGCTGTACCTGGGCACGCTGgaagcggcgcgcgcgctgcaCGCGGCGCTGCTGGGCGGCGTGCTGCGCGCGCCTTCCATCGGCTTCTTCGACTGCACGCCCGTGGGCCGCGTGCTCAACCGCTTCAGCAAGGACGTCGACGTGCTCGACAATGTGCTCCCGATGACGCTCAGGGGGTGGACCTCGTGCTTCTTCGCG GTCCTCGGGACGTTGTTCGTGATCAGTTTCTCGACGCCCATTTTCCTGGCGGTGATCCTGCCGATCGGGGTGGTGTACTACATCATCCAGCGGTTCTACGTGGCCACCTCGCGGCAGCTCAAGCGTTTGGAGTCGGTCTCGCGGTCACCCATCTATTCGCACTTCGGAGAAAGCATCACCGGCGCTTCTACCATCCGCGCTTATGGAGTTACGAACAG ATTTATTGAAGAATCGGAGCGGGGAGTTGACCACAACCAGGCGTGCTACTACCCAAGCTGCATAGCCAACCGGTGGCTGGCAGTGCGGTTGGAGATGATGGGAAACCTCATCATCTTCTTCTCTGCCATATTCGCCGTTCTAAACCGAGACGACACCAACCCTGGAATGGTGGGCCTTTCGGTCAGCTACGCTCTGCAG ATAACACAAACATTAAACTGGCTGGTGAGAATGACGTCTGAAGTGGAGACCAATATTGTCGCCGTTGAAAGAATAAAGGAGTATGCTGAAACTGAACAA GAAGCGGCGTGGAATCTCCCCAACGGGCCGGGTTCTACGTGGCCCGAGACGGGCGCGCTGACGCTGCAGCAGCTGACACTCGGCTACCGCGCGGGCGAGCCGGCGCTGCGCGACATCACGTGCGCCGTGGCGCCGCGCGACAAGCTCGGCATCGTCGGCCGCACCGGCGCCGGCAAGTCCACGCTCACGCTCGGACTGTTCAG GATAGTGGAAGCGATGAAGGGCAAGATCGAGATCGACGGCATCGACATCGCGTCCATCGGGCTGCACCAGCTGCGCTCGCGCATCACCATCATCCCGCAGGACCCCGTGCTGTTCTCGGGCACGCTGCGCATGAACCTCGACCCCTTCGAGGCCTACTCCGACGACGATATCTGGCGCTCGCTTGAGCATGCTCACTTGAAGAACTTCGTTAAAG GTCTGACGGCGGGTCTCCGGCACGAGATCGCGGAGGGCGGCGAGAACCTGTCCGTCGGGCAGCGGCAGCTGGTGTGCCTGGCGCGCGCGCTGCTGCGCAAGACGCCGCTGCTCGTGCTCGACGAGGCCACCGCCGCCGTCGACCTCGAGACCGACGAGCTCATACAG AAAACGATCCGCTCTGAGTTCGCGTCATGCACGGTGCTCACCATCGCGCACCGGCTGAACACCATCATGGACTCCACCAAGGTCATGGTGCTGGACCGCGGCCAGCTCGTGGAGTACGCGCCGCCGCAGCAGCTGTTACAAGACAAGAACAGCATCTTCTACGGCATGGCCAAGGACGCCGGCCTCGTCAACTGA
- the LOC135072478 gene encoding multidrug resistance-associated protein 1 isoform X7 yields MSYNSSLDEFCGSTFWDSNRTWHTDNPEFTPCFHKTVLVWTPCLYLWVAAFLDIYYILNSKEKNIPWNPLNITKLIVTSILIVVKFVDLGVTVHNSSQKENVVSNADYYSPIIKILTFALSATLLYYNRKYGMRASGVLFFFWLLLIIAGLPQLRSEIILHSEKEDDENVQYNFVSYMVYYPLIVLMFILNCYADLPPKDTPYSYEKNQCPESASGFPSRLTFSWFDPLALTGFRRSLTEGDLWSLNPQDSSKEVVPKFDKFWHRSLKKREISTSNGAKATYSKTSASVNFKPEHEKKPASILPALCLAFGGQFFFGALLKLFNDTLMFLSPQLLRLLIGFVGSDEPLWKGYLYAVGLMACATVQTMLLAHYFTSMYLVGMRIRTALTSAIYRKSLRLSNAARKESTVGEIVNLMSVDAQRFVELTAYLNMIWSAPLQIALALYFLWGILGPSVLAGLAVMIILIPVNGLIANRVKTLQIKQMKYKDERVKLMNEVLNGIKVLKMYAWEPSFEEQILKIRNKEMYVLKQAAYLNSATSFIWSCAPFLVIFLTFFTYVMSDSNNVLTAESIFVSMSLFNTMHMPLGFLPIIIVLTMETAVGIKRLNKFMNGEELDDGAVEHDPNEPNPLVIENGHFSWGEQDAEPVLKKINLNVPRGSLVAVVGAVGSGKSSLLSALLGEMNKVSGRINTTGEIAYVPQQAWIQNATLQDNILFGKPLDEHKYNNVINVCALKTDFDVLPGGDQTEIGEKGINLSGGQKQRVSLARAVYFDADNYFLDDPLSAVDSHVGKHIFDKVIGPNGLLKNKTRVWVTHNVSYLAQTDMVLVLRDGEVSEAGTYQQLLEKKGAFAEFLLHHLSDAERTSPEELDEIKQHLETKLGSEFQSKLQRARSLSESNSESDQTAAGDRSGSQKRRTESITPNELKEKSKLIETEKTETGSVKWSVYKHYLTSVGVVASIVTVLMNLILQVFQVGSNYWLAEWSNDQDMMVDGVVDKSKRDLYLGVYGGLGIGQAIASFFADLMPYLAGWRAAKIIHAVLLNNVLKTPLQFFEVTPVGRILSRFSKDMDVLDTSLPSNFADVIYCAFEVLGTLFVISFSTPIFLAVILPIGVVYYIIQRFYVATSRQLKRLESVSRSPIYSHFGESITGASTIRAYGVTNRFIEESERGVDHNQACYYPSCIANRWLAVRLEMMGNLIIFFSAIFAVLNRDDTNPGMVGLSVSYALQITQTLNWLVRMTSEVETNIVAVERIKEYAETEQEAAWNLPNGPGSTWPETGALTLQQLTLGYRAGEPALRDITCAVAPRDKLGIVGRTGAGKSTLTLGLFRIVEAMKGKIEIDGIDIASIGLHQLRSRITIIPQDPVLFSGTLRMNLDPFEAYSDDDIWRSLEHAHLKNFVKGLTAGLRHEIAEGGENLSVGQRQLVCLARALLRKTPLLVLDEATAAVDLETDELIQKTIRSEFASCTVLTIAHRLNTIMDSTKVMVLDRGQLVEYAPPQQLLQDKNSIFYGMAKDAGLVN; encoded by the exons ATGTCTTACAATTCCTCGCTTGACGAGTTCTGCGGATCTACTTTTTGG GACAGCAACAGAACTTGGCACACAGATAATCCAGAGTTCACACCATGTTTTCACAAGACAGTTCTTGTATGGACACCATGCTTATATCTCTGGGTGGCAGCTTTTCTAGACATCTACTACATATTAAATAGCAAAGAGAAGAACATCCCATGGAATCCACTGAATATAACAAAGTTAATCGTCACATCCATTTTAATAGTGGTAAAATTTGTTGATTTGGGTGTCACAGTCCATAATTCATCACAAAAGGAAAATGTAGTCTCAAATGCTGATTACTACAGCCccatcataaaaatattaaccttt GCCTTATCAGCAACATTATTATACTATAACAGAAAATATGGTATGAGAGCATCTGGAGTTCTATTTTTCTTCTGGTTGCTTCTGATCATCGCAGGGCTGCCCCAGCTAAGGTCCGAAATCATATTGCACAGCGAAAAAGAGGACGATGAAAACGTTCAGTATAACTTCGTTAGCTACATGGTGTACTATCCATTAATAGTGTTAATGTTTATACTGAACTGTTACGCCGACTTGCCTCCGAAGGACACGCCTTACTCGTACGAAAAG aaccAATGTCCGGAAAGCGCGTCCGGGTTCCCAAGTCGGCTCACGTTCAGTTGGTTCGACCCGCTGGCCCTTACAGGGTTCCGTAGGAGCTTGACCGAAGGTGACTTGTGGTCACTTAATCCTCAAGATTCATCTAAAGAAGTTGTTCCCAAATTCGACAAGTTCTGGCACAGATCACTCAAAAAACGAGAAAT cagtACCAGTAATGGCGCTAAAGCAACGTATAGTAAAACTTCTGCCAGTGTTAATTTCAAGCCTGAACACGAGAAGAAACCTGCATCCATCCTACCAGCTCTCTGTCTGGCCTTTGGAGGCCAGTTCTTCTTCGGTGCTCTGCTGAAGTTGTTCAACGACACTCTAATGTTCTTATCTCCACAGCTTCTGAG ACTTTTGATCGGATTCGTAGGGAGCGACGAGCCGCTATGGAAAGGTTATCTCTACGCAGTCGGTCTCATGGCCTGCGCGACAGTCCAAACAATGCTCTTAGCGCATTATTTCACGTCTATGTACCTTGTTGGTATGAGAATAAGGACTGCTCTAACAAGCGCCATCTACAGAAAATCCCTCCGACTCTCAAACGCTGCAAGGAAAGAGTCCACCGTCGGTGAAATTGTCAATCTCATGTCCGTGGATGCGCAAAG ATTTGTGGAACTAACGGCGTATTTAAATATGATATGGTCTGCCCCGCTTCAAATAGCGCTGGCCTTGTACTTCTTGTGGGGAATCCTCGGGCCTTCCGTGCTCGCGGGGCTGGCGGTCATGATCATCCTCATCCCGGTCAACGGGCTCATTGCGAACCGCGTCAAGACGCTGCAGATCAAACAAATGAAGTACAAAGATGAGAGGGTCAAACTTATGAACGAGGTGCTCAATGGAATTAAA GTACTTAAGATGTATGCTTGGGAACCAAGTTTTGAGGagcaaatacttaaaattagaaataaagaaatgtaTGTATTAAAGCAAGCGGCATACCTTAATTCGGCGACTTCATTTATATGGTCATGCGCGCCTTTCTTG gTGATATTTTTAACTTTCTTCACGTATGTGATGTCCGATTCAAACAATGTCCTGACAGCCGAAAGTATATTCGTGTCGATGTCCCTGTTTAACACAATGCATATGCCATTAGGTTTCCTTCCTATCATCATTGTATTGACGATGGAG ACTGCAGTGGGCATTAAAAGGTTGAACAAATTCATGAACGGAGAGGAATTAGACGACGGAGCGGTAGAACACGACCCTAATGAAC CGAACCCCCTGGTGATAGAGAACGGCCACTTCTCGTGGGGCGAGCAAGACGCCGAGCCCGTGCTCAAGAAGATCAACCTGAACGTGCCCCGCGGCTCCCTCGTGGCCGTAGTCGGCGCCGTCGGCTCCGGCAAGAGTTCGTTGCTCTCCGCCCTCCTGGGCGAGATGAACAAGGTCTCCGGACGAATTAACACTACCG gtgAAATCGCTTACGTTCCTCAACAAGCGTGGATACAAAACGCCACTCTGCAAGACAACATCCTTTTCGGCAAACCGTTGGACGAGCACAAATACAACAACGTCATCAATGTGTGCGCTCTAAAGACCGACTTTGACGTATTACCTGGAGGTGACCAGACAGAAATTGGTGAAAAGG GTATCAATTTGTCGGGCGGGCAGAAACAGCGCGTGTCGCTGGCGCGGGCCGTGTACTTCGACGCGGACAATTACTTCCTGGACGACCCGCTCAGCGCCGTCGACTCGCACGTCGGCAAGCACATATTCGATAAG GTGATCGGCCCCAACGGACTGCTCAAGAACAAGACCCGCGTGTGGGTGACGCACAACGTGTCCTACCTGGCTCAGACGGACATGGTACTGGTGCTACGAGATGGCGAGGTTTCAGAGGCCGGCACGTACCAACAGCTGCTGGAGAAGAAAGGCGCCTTCGCGGAATTCCTGCTGCATCATCTGAGTGACGCGGAAAGAACGTCGCCCGAAG AATTGGACgaaataaaacaacatcttgAAACCAAACTCGGCTCCGAGTTCCAGAGTAAACTACAAAGGGCGAGATCGTTATCAGAAAGCAATTCAGAATCGGACCAAACAGCAGCTG GCGACCGCTCCGGCAGCCAGAAGCGGCGAACAGAAAGTATTACACCTAACGAACTCAAAGAGAAGTCGAAACTTATTGAAACAGAAAAAACTGAGACCGGCAGT GTAAAATGGAGCGTGTACAAACATTACCTGACGAGCGTGGGCGTGGTGGCGTCGATCGTGACGGTGCTGATGAACCTCATCCTGCAGGTCTTCCAGGTCGGCTCCAACTACTGGCTCGCGGAGTGGTCCAACGACCAGGATATG ATGGTCGACGGTGTGGTAGATAAATCGAAACGAGATCTCTATCTCGGAGTATACGGAGGGCTCGGCATAGGACAAG CCATAGCATCGTTTTTTGCTGATTTAATGCCATATTTGGCGGGGTGGCGTGCGGCGAAGATAATCCATGCGGTCCTGTTGAACAATGTATTAAAGACGCCGTTGCAATTCTTCGAAGTGACTCCCGTGGGCAGGATACTTTCTAGATTTTCTAAAGACATGGACGTTTTGGATACGTCACTTCCCTCTAACTTTGCCGACGTGATATATTGCGCGTTCGAG GTCCTCGGGACGTTGTTCGTGATCAGTTTCTCGACGCCCATTTTCCTGGCGGTGATCCTGCCGATCGGGGTGGTGTACTACATCATCCAGCGGTTCTACGTGGCCACCTCGCGGCAGCTCAAGCGTTTGGAGTCGGTCTCGCGGTCACCCATCTATTCGCACTTCGGAGAAAGCATCACCGGCGCTTCTACCATCCGCGCTTATGGAGTTACGAACAG ATTTATTGAAGAATCGGAGCGGGGAGTTGACCACAACCAGGCGTGCTACTACCCAAGCTGCATAGCCAACCGGTGGCTGGCAGTGCGGTTGGAGATGATGGGAAACCTCATCATCTTCTTCTCTGCCATATTCGCCGTTCTAAACCGAGACGACACCAACCCTGGAATGGTGGGCCTTTCGGTCAGCTACGCTCTGCAG ATAACACAAACATTAAACTGGCTGGTGAGAATGACGTCTGAAGTGGAGACCAATATTGTCGCCGTTGAAAGAATAAAGGAGTATGCTGAAACTGAACAA GAAGCGGCGTGGAATCTCCCCAACGGGCCGGGTTCTACGTGGCCCGAGACGGGCGCGCTGACGCTGCAGCAGCTGACACTCGGCTACCGCGCGGGCGAGCCGGCGCTGCGCGACATCACGTGCGCCGTGGCGCCGCGCGACAAGCTCGGCATCGTCGGCCGCACCGGCGCCGGCAAGTCCACGCTCACGCTCGGACTGTTCAG GATAGTGGAAGCGATGAAGGGCAAGATCGAGATCGACGGCATCGACATCGCGTCCATCGGGCTGCACCAGCTGCGCTCGCGCATCACCATCATCCCGCAGGACCCCGTGCTGTTCTCGGGCACGCTGCGCATGAACCTCGACCCCTTCGAGGCCTACTCCGACGACGATATCTGGCGCTCGCTTGAGCATGCTCACTTGAAGAACTTCGTTAAAG GTCTGACGGCGGGTCTCCGGCACGAGATCGCGGAGGGCGGCGAGAACCTGTCCGTCGGGCAGCGGCAGCTGGTGTGCCTGGCGCGCGCGCTGCTGCGCAAGACGCCGCTGCTCGTGCTCGACGAGGCCACCGCCGCCGTCGACCTCGAGACCGACGAGCTCATACAG AAAACGATCCGCTCTGAGTTCGCGTCATGCACGGTGCTCACCATCGCGCACCGGCTGAACACCATCATGGACTCCACCAAGGTCATGGTGCTGGACCGCGGCCAGCTCGTGGAGTACGCGCCGCCGCAGCAGCTGTTACAAGACAAGAACAGCATCTTCTACGGCATGGCCAAGGACGCCGGCCTCGTCAACTGA